One genomic window of Onychomys torridus chromosome 19, mOncTor1.1, whole genome shotgun sequence includes the following:
- the Pln gene encoding cardiac phospholamban, which translates to MEKVQYLTRSAIRRASTIEMPQQARQNLQNLFINFCLILICLLLICIIVMLL; encoded by the coding sequence ATGGAAAAAGTCCAGTACCTCACTCGCTCTGCTATCAGGAGAGCCTCAACTATTGAAATGCCTCAGCAAGCACGGCAAAATCTCCAGAATCTATTCATCAATTTCTGCCTCATCTTGATCTGTCTCCTGCTGATCTGCATCATTGTGATGCTTCTGTGA